From uncultured Draconibacterium sp.:
ATGCGTATGGTAGTGTTAAAAGGCTCAAGAATTACCGATCTTTTGCAGGAACTGGTTTCCTTGTCGATTTTAGGTGTTACATTTTTAAGCCTCGCTATTTGGCGTTACCGGAAAACTGCATAACAAACTGCAGTTAACCTTTTTTCGGCGATATCGTTTATCTGTAAGCAGTCGGATTGTATGAATTAGCGATTTATAAAAGAAGTATAATGAGCGAAGAATTTAGTTTGGAAATAAAAGAACGTGAATATTTTGAAGAGGGTATTTTTCGTGTCCTCGATAAACTACATTCCGATTCGGCAAAGTTTATTACCAGCACTAAACGACAACATTTTCATATTCACGAGGTACGCACAAATATTAAAAAGATACGCGGATTGTTGCGTTTACTCCGTCACGAAATTGGAGAAGACAGCTACAATGAGATGAACGGCTATTACCGCGATCTGGCATTGGAAGTGGCTCCTTTGCGCGACGATACTTCGCAAATTGAACTGCTGCAGGAATTAAACTTAAAATTACACAACACCACGATTACAAAAGAACTGGACAAAATTATTAGCCAACATCGCCAAAACAGGAAGACAGCCTTTGACCATTTTAAAGAGACGGGGCATGCCGAAGATATAAAGCAGATTATACTGGGCCTGCAGCAAATGATACATAGTTTGAGCTTTACAGGCGATCCCGAATTTTTTATTCTGAAAAGCCTGCAACATGTTTACAAAAGTGCCCGAGGAGCATTTGAAACCACCGAATTTTTGAATGACAAAGAGATTTACCACTATTGGCGCAAACAGGTTAAATATCTCACTTACCATTTAATGTTGCTCAATCAAGCCTGGCCAAATTCCATTCGGGCCTACGTTAGCGATTTAAGTTTATTAGGTAGTACGCTCGGGAAACTGCACGATCTGGATTTGTTTCACGAGGCTGTAAAAAGCAAGGACGTTTCAATCGCCGATAAGGATTCACGCAAAAAGCTGATGCAGTATTTAAACAACCGTCGGTTTGTTTTAAGGAAACGCGTTCGGGCACTTGGCGAACAATGTTTTGTAGAAAGCAGCGAAGCTTTTGCCCTGCGCATTTTTAATAACTGGGAAAATTCGGTGATGCATAAAAAACATCAAAAGCTTTCCAGTGGCCGCAAATCAAAAAATGACATTCAATGTAATTGCGACGGCAATTAATCATCAGCTTCATTCACCAACTCCAACAACTTTAATGTGGTTTTCCAATTTCGTGTGGTTGTACGCACTTTCAACTGGCTTTCAAAAAAGTTATTGTGGAGTTTCGTTTTTCCATATCCATGCGGACAATACAAATAAATAGCGTTATCAGAAATATTAAATTCCTCTCCGTCTTTCAAATGGGCAGTGATTTTTTCATCTTTCACATTTGCAGGATGTTCTTTCAAAAAAAGTAACATGCAGAAATTGAGCTTCCTTATTTTCGTCGCCTACATACGGATTGTTACTAACGATATTTCCCAACTGCGTGGCATTTAAAACCAAAACCGGCACATCGAATCCAAAATCCTCCTGAATCTTTTTGCTAATCAGTTCTTCCAATTCTTCTGGACTCTTTTCCTGATAACGAAAAACCACATTCCCGCTTTGAATGTAGGTTTGTAGCTGTTCAAATCCCAAAACAGAAAGGGAGGATTTAAAAGCATCCATCTTAATTTTGTTTTTCCCGCTAACATTTATTCCGCGCAAAATAGCTACATACGTTTTCATACATCCATAACATTAAGTCGCAAACTTAGTTTTATGTTTCATCTTTTTTACAAAAACTAATTTTCTTCAACAGAAAGAACAAAGCTTGAAATGTAAGCGTTAAATTAGAGGCGCAAGCAAAACAGACATGACAACACCAACAGATCATAAACTGATTTACTACATAAAAAAGTGGGTAAAAAACATTTCGGAAGATGATGAGAGATTGATTCTCTCTGCTTTTGAGCCAGTTTCAGTAAAAAAGAAAAAAGACCTGTTGGAACCCGATGAAACATGCAAATACATTTATTTCATAGTAAAAGGTTGTTTGCGCTCGTATTATGTTGATGCAAAAGGAATCGAGCATATCTACCAAATACGGTTAGACAACAGCTGGATAAGCGACCTGGAAAGTTTCTTTTCGCAACGCCCTTCAAAATATTACATTGAAACCCTGGAAGATTCGCAACTTTTGCGCATTTCATATGATCGTTTAGAGCAACTTTACGATGAAGTACCCAAACTGGAACGTTACTTTCGGATACTTTTCCAAAAAGCATACATAAATGCTTTGGAGCGACTCAATGCCACCATGTGGGAAGCGGCGGTTGACCGCTACAATAACATGCTAAAAGAACACTCCGATATTTTTCAGCGCGTGCCGTTGGTTTACATTGCCTCTTATCTGGGCATCACTCCTGAGAGTTTGAGCCGGATTCGAAAAAAGTCAGCAAAATAAATTTAGTTACTCTGTTAAATACTTTTCCCGGTGATTCAAAAAATCGCGATACACCCTAAAATGCTCGGTATCTTCATATTTCACATCCGATACAGGCATCTCGTCGAAATTGTAAATGGTTGCATTTTTACAGGCCAGCAGAATTGGCGAATGTGTGGCGACAATAAACTGAGCTTGTCCGCCCTCTGAATATTCGCTTAACAACCGAAGCAATTCCAACTGACTTGAAGGAGAAAGAGCAGTCTCCGGTTCGTCGAGCAAATACAATCCTTTTAACTTGTAACGGCTTTTAAAAAACGACAGAAGCGATTGTCCGTGTGATTGAGAAATCAACGATTTACCACCAAAAAACTCCAGCTGCCCCGGATCTGTTGTTGCCCATTCTTCCAGCATCGACGCAAAATCCTTAAATATCTGTGCTCCGAAAAAAGAACCGGGAACTGATCCGTTCACCCACGAAACTTTTAAATAACGATGTAATGTAGCTTCGTATCGGTTCACCCTGTAACGCGAATTCATATTGTTCCTCCAGATATAAATCCCTGCAGCCACTGCAATCGCCTCAAGCAATGTCGACTTTCCCGATCCGTTCTGCCCTACAAACAGGGTAACCGGATTTGTAAAATCAAGTTTTTTCGTTTCTGAAAATAAAGGAAGATTAAACGGATAATGCTCAGTTGTCGGGTATCTTTCCGTTTCAAGGTTTATACTGTTCAAGTGGTACATGTTGAAGTTTATTGGGTTCAAAATTGAATAAAAGCTGTTATGACTTGTTTAAATAAAATATTTCTCATTTTTACAGCTCAAATTCGCAGGCACTTTTCAATGAATTCCGAAGATAAGCATAATCAGCATGTTATCCGCATTCATCCACTTAACATAGATCAATTTCATTTCTTATCATAGGTCAAGTGTGTGAGGCCTCCCCCTACCATACCTTTGTATCGTACAATTAAAACAAATGACGATGCGAAAAATAGATCCAAAAAAATTATCAGTTCAGGAGCGAGTCGAAAAACTAAACGACATGATCCTGGGAGGTCACATTTTAGAAGCATTCGAAAAATTTTATGCCGATGATGTTGTCCGAAAAGAAAACGACGACAAAGCGCTTGTAGGAAAAAGCGCCTGTCGTTTGCAAGAAGAAAATCTGGTTACCGGCATAACAGCATTCAGAAAAGCCAAGGTGAAAAAAGTAATTATTGGCGAGAAAATTTCGGTGGTGGAATGGGAATTCGATTTCTGCCACAAAGAATGGGGCGACCGCAAATACACCCAAATTGCAGTACAGCAGTGGAATTGCGACGGACAAATAGTTAACGAGACAATTTATAACAACAATTAAAAATTAAGAGAAATGAAAAAATTAGGATTAGTAGCAGTGCTTTTATTAGCGATTAGTGTAGTAACATTTGCACAGAAAAAAGAAGTAAAACAAGACGCGTCGGTTGTAAAATGGACCGGTAAAAAAATTGGTGGTTCTCACAATGGCGAGATCGATGTAAAAAGCGGTTATTTCGAATTTAAAAACGACAAAATCATTGGTGGCGAAGTGGTGATCGATATGAACTCAATCGTTAACAAAGACCTTGATAACGAAGAGTACAATCAGAAACTGGTGGGCCACTTAAAATCAGATGATTTTTTTGGCGTTGAAAGATACCCGACCTCAAAATTTGTGGTAACCAAAGCAACAAAATTCGAGAATGGTAAAGCCAGCGTTACAGGAAAATTAACAATCAAAGAAAAAACTGAAGAAGTTACTTTTGATGTAGTTAAAGACGGAGATAACTACAGCGCAAAAGTTGAAGTTGACCGATCGAAATTTGATGTACGTTACGGTTCAAACTCCTTCTTCGATAACCTGGGTGACAAAGCCATTAACGATATTTTCACGCTCGATATCTCTCTTGCACTTTAATGTGCAGGAGAACAATAACAGGCATTTATCGGTTTTGAGATAACAGCCGACAGGTCTGAGAACAATTGCTAATACGGAAAACATGGAACGGAAACAATTTTTAAAAACAATAATGGCAGCAGTGCCGCTAACAGTTGCAGGAATGAAATTGAACGCATTAAATAAAATAACAGAATCGTTGGAGAATACTCCCAAAATGCCGGTGCTTTTTCTAGGCCATGGAAGTCCAATGAATGCAATCACCGAAAACGAATTTGTTCAGGGTTTCAGAAAGGTTTCTTCCGAAATTGAAAAGCCAAAGGCAATTGTTGTGGTATCAGCACACTGGGAAACACAGGGAACACGAGTTACCGCCATGGAACAACCATCAACTATTCACGATTTTGGTGGTTTCCCTCAGGAACTTTACGAAGTACAATATCCGGCACCGGGAATGCCGCATTTGGCACAGGAAGTAAAAGACATGGTGCAAACAACACCTGTTCATCTCGATGATAAGTGGGGCCTCGATCATGGCGCCTGGTCGGTAATCCGTCACATGTACCCGGAGGCTGATGTTCCGGTAATCCAATTGAGCCTTGATTACAGGAAAACGCCACAGGAACATTATGCACTGGCACAAGAGTTGAATAAATTACGTGAAAAAGGAATTTTGATCGTGGGCAGTGGGAATAATGTACACAATCTACGGATGGTGCACTGGGGAAAACTCAACGAAAATTTTGGTTTTGATTGGGCCAACGAGGCCAACGAAAAGATGAAGGAATTGATATTGAACGGCAACCATCAGAATTTGATTAACTATTCAAAACTGGGCAGGGCTTTCCAATTATCAATCCCAACACCAGAGCACTATTTGCCTTTGCTGTATGCACTGGCATTGCAGGACAAAAAGGATCAAATTAGCATTTTTAACGATGAACCGGTTGGAGGCTCATTAGCAATGACCTCCGTAAAAATTGGGTAACATTATTATCTGATTAGCGTGCGAAATTCTGTCGTGAATTTTGAATATCTGCCATATTGATTGATGCCCATGCAACCAGGTTTTGCAGATGAGGAATTAAGCTTTTTCCTCGTGGAGTTAGCTCGTATTCAACTTTTGGAGGTATTTGTGGAAAAACAGTACGGTTTATCAGTCCATCCTCTTCCAGTGATTTAAGCGTTGAAGAGAGCATTTTTTGAGAAATGGTTTTTATGTACTTGTAAATCTCGTTAAAACGGAGAGTTCCACTTTCTTCGAGAAGCAATAATATCAACATCGACCATTTATCACCGATACGATCTAATACATGACGAATTGGACAGGATTCAGGAGTGCTATATTTTTTTAATAAAATTTCGTTCATAATACATTGATAATTAACAATACTAACACTGACGTAAGTATCTCACTTTGTTGTCAGTTCTTGTATAAATAAAACATACAGTTTAACTTTACTTTCCAAAAGTAAGTAAATATATTTTAGTAATCATTAAAAATTTAATAAAATGAAAATAGGAGTAACAGGAGCAACAGGACATTTAGGACAATTGGTTGTTGAACAATTGAAACAAAAAACAGCAGCAGAAAACATTGTAGCATTAGTGCGTACACCCGAAAAAGCTGCAGAACTTGGTGTTGAGGCACGTGCTTTCGACTATGAAAAACCGGAAGGACTGGCTGGCGCATTAGAAGGAATCGATCGCCTGATGTTGATTTCGGGAAGCGAGATCGGGAAACGCGAACAACAACACAAAAATGTTATTGAAGCGGCAAAAAAAGCCGGTATCAGCTGGATTGTTTACACCAGTTTATTACATGCCGACACCTCATCACTTAGTTTGGCTGGCGAACACCTGGCAACCGAAGCCGCATTGAAAAACTCAGGAGTTGAGCATACCATTTTGCGAAATGGCTGGTATACCGAAAACTACACAGGATCGATTGCAGGAGCACTTGGTGCAGGAGCATTTGTTGGCAGTGCGGGCGATGGAAAAATCTCATCGGCAACACGCGCCGACTTTGCCGAAGCAGCAGCAGTTGTATTGACAAACGAAGATTACAAAGGCAAACTTTTCGAATTGGCAGGCGACGAAAGTTATACATTAACCGACCTTGCTGCAGAGATATCAAAACAAACAGGAAAGGCTATTCCTTACAACAATCTTCCTGAAGGTGAGTATGCAAAAATTCTGAAAAGCGTTGGTTTGCCAGAACTATTTGCGGATGCAATTGCAGGTTGGGACACAGGAGCTTCAAAAGATGACCTTTTTGACGACTCGAAACAACTTTCAAAATTGATTGGAAGGCCAACAACACCGCTAGCTGATGCTGTAAAAGCCGTATTGTAACATACAATAAGAAATAGCATTTTAAAACCTGCAATATTCTGTCAAAAGAAATTTTGCAGGTTTTTTATGATCTTCAAATTCAAATACACATCTAAGCAGGATATATGCTCAAAAAAAACCGCCTTCGGAATTTCGAAACTCCAAAGACGGTTGCACTGTCCCTCCTCCTCACTTGTATCGATGTCTTACTAAATTTTACATGTGCCACTTAAAAGTGCAAAATAACCCAACTGCTTAAATGCAATTTTTCTTACGCAAATAAATTAAAGGTGTATAAAACTTATGATGCTGAGTTTTGCTTTGAGTGGCCATTTTACATTTAATCGTTTGGTCGGATTCAACTATTTGGAAGAAATAGCAAGCCGGTTTTTGTTTTGTTTTAATTTAACAGTATCTAAATTAAAAAAATTATTATTAAAAAACAAGTTTCTGGTGTTTTATTATTAGAACCTCATACCTTGCAGATAATAAACACATTAGACCAATAACTATAGAAATGAGACAAATGATTTTAGGTATAGAATAAAATCACAAAAGAAATTAATCCACAAAAAATGTAACCATTTGTATCTTTCAGGAACTAAGTACAAAACAATACCAAAAACATTGAAGAAAGAGGAACAGTTTAATCAATTGGTAGCTGAAAATGATGAGCGAATAAAACGAATTTGCAGCTATTACAAAGCAAACAAAACCGACCAACAAGACATGTACCAGGAGATTCTGGTGAATATCTGGAAAAGCCTCGATAATTTCAGAGGCGAATCGGCCATTAATACCTGGATCTACAGAATTGCCATAAATACTTCGCTCAGTTACACCGGCAAAGCTTATAAACACATGAAAGTTATGGTTGATGTCGACCAGTATAATTTGAGCTCTATTTTAGATGACGAAAGTTTGGAGACCAAACTCCTTGAAGAAAAACTACTGGACCAGCTACAAAACGAACTCAATACTTTTTCGGTAATCGACAAAGCACTGATATCGTTAATGCTTGAAGGGCTTACCATGAAAGAAATTGGAGATATAATCGGGATCACAGAAAGCAATGTAAAAGTTAAAATCCACCGAATTAAAACACAACTAAAAAAAAGATTGGAGGCCAGCCATGAAACAAAATAAAACAAGCATCAATTTACAGCAACTCACCCAACAGTTAAAAAATGAAGACAGCCGTTATGCACAACTCAGCAAATCATTTCAAATAGTCTACTTTGTTCTTACATTCATATTCAGCTTACTGATCATTATTCATATCATACAAAAAGAACCACTTTCCGAATTGCTGGGACCAATATGTTTCCTTGTCGCGATGTTATCGTTCGCATTCTTCTTTCGAAAATATTACCAGGAATACAAGAATGTTGATTATGCTCGACCAACTTTAATTATGCTAAAAAATGCTGCTTACCGTTATCAACCGTTCCAGCGAAGAACCGCGTGGCTGCTTATTCCCATATTATTAATCGATGCAGGTTTGGCAATGAATTCATCATTGGTTTTCGATATTTTACTACTGCAAATGGTATGGTTTGGAGCATTGGTTGTCGCAGTGTGTATCGGGCTGGTAATCTGGCATTTTCGTTATAAACCTTTACGCGACAATGCGCTGCAACTTATAAAAGAAATTGAAAATGGCTGAACACCTGTTTATAGTTTTAGCTACAATTCAATTTTTAAGAATACGGCTGGAGTGAAAGGAACTGCATCCGAATAAACACCAACAAGACTTACTTCATCAATGGTGCTAACCCTGATATTAGAGTACTTAATGTTTTCAGCGTTCAGAATATTTAATAAAGAAATTCCTGCCTCAGCTTTTACTCTGCCCGGTTTAAATTTATATACCAATGATGCATCCAAACGACTGTATGCTTTATCAAAATTCAGATCGTTGTCATTGTCAAAATCATAACGCTCAAATCCAGAACCGTAGACATAATTAGCCGACAGGTAAAACGATTTATAATTATAAACGCCTGCAAATTTTAGTTCGTGTTTTTGCTGGTGTGGTGCAGGCTGCCAATAATTAAATCGGTAGTAAGGAAAATGCTCTTCGGTATTACTTAAAGTATACGAAACCCAGGCCATATTTCGTTTGTATTCCTTTTTTATAAACAGATCGAGACCCTTGCTTCTTGCTTTTCCTTTATAGAATCCCGGGCTAACGAACCGATTTTCCTGAATATAACGACTAAGCCCATCAGTGGTTTTGTAAAAAGTCTCGGCACTGGCCGTAAATCCGTTTTTCTCATAAGATAATCCGGCCACAAAATGTTCGGCACTTAAAACCGGAATTTGCTCATCGTTGGAATTGGTCCAGAATTCGGTGTAATTATTTGCGCTGTCCAATACTGTTGTTTTGGAAATGAACTGATTATACAGCCCCCACGAGGCATTTATTTTCATGTCGTTAAATACAGACAACGATGCCGAAACACGGGGCTCGGCATACCATTTATTTGGTTTGGTATTGTAAATCAACCTAAGTCCGGTTTTTAACTGCAACAAATCGCCAACAGGATATTCATCCTGCAAATAGGAATTAATTCGAGGCGACTGGTTATTAATGTCAATCTCCTGATCTTCTTCGGAGAAACGAGACAATTCAACCATGTTGTTAATTACACCGGCACCAACCAGCAGGCGATGCCCATCCTTAAAATTTAATGTATGTTCGGCATTAAAACTCAGCTCATCCACATTATTTTCTGATTCTAAATCAGTTAAGATGTTGACATTCCCGTTTTGTTGGTTTTCCGTTTGACTTTTCTGATACAATTGACGTTCTAAAGCCGAGAAAGCAAAAGTTATGTTGGTGGCATCTCCATTTGTCCATGGATAGCTAAACTGCGCCGATCCTCCTAATTGCGTGTTCTTTTCCTGCTCTTCGCGTGTCCAGATAAACCGCGCAATCCGAGCATCCATATCGTAACTAAAATCGTCTCCTCCTCCATATAAACTAAGCGAAAACCGACTTCCATTGTCACCTTTAAACGAGTATTTAAGGTTGGCATCGCGAAAAATAAAGTCGGGTTTAACATCAGCAAGTCGGTTGGTAGAAAAACCACCTCCGTATGTATGTCCCGAGCCTGATCCCGGAGTTGAAACCTCTTCGCGAGCAATAATATTAATTCGGGTTGGATCGTACAACTGATGGTAAGTTTGGCGGTAAGCAGCCAACAACGATGACTTTTTTGAAACCGGGAGTTGCAACATCGAATTAACCGTAATAGAATTAATACTAAAAGTAAAAGTTGGTTTTAATAAAGTTCCGTCTTTCCCCTGAATATCAACAATTCCGCCAACACGATCGCCATAACGGGCTTCGTAACCGCCTTTCATTACTTCAATATTTTTTACCAGCAAAGGATTTACCACAGCGATGTTATCGTTAAAATTTTTCAACCCCAAAACGGTAAAACCATCAAACTGAATCTTGCTGTGACTTTCATATGCTCCCCAGATAAGCAGGTCGTTCGACTGTTCTCCTGAAGCCATTACCCCGGGCATTAAACGTAGTAGATTAAACACCGAGTTATCGCCGTAACCGGGAAGTATTGGTGCAATCTGG
This genomic window contains:
- a CDS encoding CHAD domain-containing protein; this encodes MSEEFSLEIKEREYFEEGIFRVLDKLHSDSAKFITSTKRQHFHIHEVRTNIKKIRGLLRLLRHEIGEDSYNEMNGYYRDLALEVAPLRDDTSQIELLQELNLKLHNTTITKELDKIISQHRQNRKTAFDHFKETGHAEDIKQIILGLQQMIHSLSFTGDPEFFILKSLQHVYKSARGAFETTEFLNDKEIYHYWRKQVKYLTYHLMLLNQAWPNSIRAYVSDLSLLGSTLGKLHDLDLFHEAVKSKDVSIADKDSRKKLMQYLNNRRFVLRKRVRALGEQCFVESSEAFALRIFNNWENSVMHKKHQKLSSGRKSKNDIQCNCDGN
- a CDS encoding DUF1697 domain-containing protein; translation: MKTYVAILRGINVSGKNKIKMDAFKSSLSVLGFEQLQTYIQSGNVVFRYQEKSPEELEELISKKIQEDFGFDVPVLVLNATQLGNIVSNNPYVGDENKEAQFLHVTFFERTSCKCER
- a CDS encoding Crp/Fnr family transcriptional regulator, producing MTTPTDHKLIYYIKKWVKNISEDDERLILSAFEPVSVKKKKDLLEPDETCKYIYFIVKGCLRSYYVDAKGIEHIYQIRLDNSWISDLESFFSQRPSKYYIETLEDSQLLRISYDRLEQLYDEVPKLERYFRILFQKAYINALERLNATMWEAAVDRYNNMLKEHSDIFQRVPLVYIASYLGITPESLSRIRKKSAK
- a CDS encoding AAA family ATPase, with the translated sequence MNSINLETERYPTTEHYPFNLPLFSETKKLDFTNPVTLFVGQNGSGKSTLLEAIAVAAGIYIWRNNMNSRYRVNRYEATLHRYLKVSWVNGSVPGSFFGAQIFKDFASMLEEWATTDPGQLEFFGGKSLISQSHGQSLLSFFKSRYKLKGLYLLDEPETALSPSSQLELLRLLSEYSEGGQAQFIVATHSPILLACKNATIYNFDEMPVSDVKYEDTEHFRVYRDFLNHREKYLTE
- a CDS encoding YceI family protein translates to MKKLGLVAVLLLAISVVTFAQKKEVKQDASVVKWTGKKIGGSHNGEIDVKSGYFEFKNDKIIGGEVVIDMNSIVNKDLDNEEYNQKLVGHLKSDDFFGVERYPTSKFVVTKATKFENGKASVTGKLTIKEKTEEVTFDVVKDGDNYSAKVEVDRSKFDVRYGSNSFFDNLGDKAINDIFTLDISLAL
- the ygiD gene encoding 4,5-DOPA dioxygenase extradiol — encoded protein: MERKQFLKTIMAAVPLTVAGMKLNALNKITESLENTPKMPVLFLGHGSPMNAITENEFVQGFRKVSSEIEKPKAIVVVSAHWETQGTRVTAMEQPSTIHDFGGFPQELYEVQYPAPGMPHLAQEVKDMVQTTPVHLDDKWGLDHGAWSVIRHMYPEADVPVIQLSLDYRKTPQEHYALAQELNKLREKGILIVGSGNNVHNLRMVHWGKLNENFGFDWANEANEKMKELILNGNHQNLINYSKLGRAFQLSIPTPEHYLPLLYALALQDKKDQISIFNDEPVGGSLAMTSVKIG
- a CDS encoding helix-turn-helix domain-containing protein, which gives rise to MNEILLKKYSTPESCPIRHVLDRIGDKWSMLILLLLEESGTLRFNEIYKYIKTISQKMLSSTLKSLEEDGLINRTVFPQIPPKVEYELTPRGKSLIPHLQNLVAWASINMADIQNSRQNFAR
- a CDS encoding SDR family oxidoreductase translates to MKIGVTGATGHLGQLVVEQLKQKTAAENIVALVRTPEKAAELGVEARAFDYEKPEGLAGALEGIDRLMLISGSEIGKREQQHKNVIEAAKKAGISWIVYTSLLHADTSSLSLAGEHLATEAALKNSGVEHTILRNGWYTENYTGSIAGALGAGAFVGSAGDGKISSATRADFAEAAAVVLTNEDYKGKLFELAGDESYTLTDLAAEISKQTGKAIPYNNLPEGEYAKILKSVGLPELFADAIAGWDTGASKDDLFDDSKQLSKLIGRPTTPLADAVKAVL
- a CDS encoding RNA polymerase sigma factor; translation: MKKEEQFNQLVAENDERIKRICSYYKANKTDQQDMYQEILVNIWKSLDNFRGESAINTWIYRIAINTSLSYTGKAYKHMKVMVDVDQYNLSSILDDESLETKLLEEKLLDQLQNELNTFSVIDKALISLMLEGLTMKEIGDIIGITESNVKVKIHRIKTQLKKRLEASHETK
- a CDS encoding TonB-dependent receptor plug domain-containing protein, yielding MNRLTVVVLIMLLAIMQLAAQNQEKIEINTRKTPLNQVLIDLKEKYGFQFAYDSDLLSGFLVSANNKTFNNDEEALRFLIKDLPLEIERSGDVLLIIPKRERKSSLTQISGQVLEANTFEPLPYSYILINRRPVRSDLQGHFNFIASADTSYNLQISHLGYFVYDTVVTQSLSRNFLLYPQIERIQEVQVYSNPIEKSTLIGDKAGRMKINHQIAPILPGYGDNSVFNLLRLMPGVMASGEQSNDLLIWGAYESHSKIQFDGFTVLGLKNFNDNIAVVNPLLVKNIEVMKGGYEARYGDRVGGIVDIQGKDGTLLKPTFTFSINSITVNSMLQLPVSKKSSLLAAYRQTYHQLYDPTRINIIAREEVSTPGSGSGHTYGGGFSTNRLADVKPDFIFRDANLKYSFKGDNGSRFSLSLYGGGDDFSYDMDARIARFIWTREEQEKNTQLGGSAQFSYPWTNGDATNITFAFSALERQLYQKSQTENQQNGNVNILTDLESENNVDELSFNAEHTLNFKDGHRLLVGAGVINNMVELSRFSEEDQEIDINNQSPRINSYLQDEYPVGDLLQLKTGLRLIYNTKPNKWYAEPRVSASLSVFNDMKINASWGLYNQFISKTTVLDSANNYTEFWTNSNDEQIPVLSAEHFVAGLSYEKNGFTASAETFYKTTDGLSRYIQENRFVSPGFYKGKARSKGLDLFIKKEYKRNMAWVSYTLSNTEEHFPYYRFNYWQPAPHQQKHELKFAGVYNYKSFYLSANYVYGSGFERYDFDNDNDLNFDKAYSRLDASLVYKFKPGRVKAEAGISLLNILNAENIKYSNIRVSTIDEVSLVGVYSDAVPFTPAVFLKIEL